A region of Necator americanus strain Aroian chromosome I, whole genome shotgun sequence DNA encodes the following proteins:
- a CDS encoding hypothetical protein (NECATOR_CHRI.G199.T1), with product MRVTLVVLTYILQALSDPYPYSWNIGDVNLTCELGYPGWKQAGTSCFFPFLNKNQTWYDGNQMCRNYVFSYSYGTKLQNWLIARSLLNSIPRNVYWTGLRGSENPNELQISWEFVETSIYNPIWAFDQPQHGESGEKCVALDLLSERSVGWRMFNCSELLPVLCETFACLESEFRCNDNSRCVPKSAVMDGVIDCGDGSDEKNKTAIAMRSSNLIMSNYGCRDITMTSPKGRIVSPNYPQNYDERTFCKWEIIAPHGQVVTLNVEEVQLTADDILIVEETDGKLSVVNISTPFSKFTDFLSSSGDPEWLRYFSGAPFFEFIVQHWYGIVLRMQFWLCKNCLRSDLRKWRVDTTAPLHKCADPDPYYRGVQLRNLTGNETWTALTSAFYIPPPLPGPINPFRICYSTSDSYVWNDFNFNFDKPVCPAYLVNNGFFNKQYYNDGEYGSIVCSKGYEIMSQPVCRGKDWTFYNATCTDINECNGRNHMCDPDAVCKNLPGGYTCVCPPGKILYTNQTNVDRRYLISGVSCIWSMCAYRDLIQGEGWVTVDQKDYYRHTESATFLCNVSDHLFVEFRARCSYGVWRVPKNPCLALHCPVLNEVIDESLQIYASDNIDRNLVGNTLHFKCIRGRLEGPSSITCNREGMFGAVWSAPPPICNTSFSANFPSSGVTYEGTYSSSSLHTPRPKDFNVVATATKPGFIEVSLESFGKFLRICIQKTGTSTISSVKLLYMQCLATSVGGLSLNKSYTFSKPRQIPVKCGFGSNQAIVTAVCKPLTGWWIQEPNPCCPQCSLVQEDHPVACTHNDCANGRCFIENGVKKCDCFTGFHFSNGTCEPSSCEHFFCASTGRGKCIERNGSGQCRCGNGFNGSLFCERESEECSGCEAPYLCLPILSEEDDAVRHQCVCIGGQNAKCLPDACKNNTCSLHSECIPNKDSDLGYSCECEEGWVGQDCSSQGTKSGNNQDNIVKRNYISRCGSPICEPVDHCANLTCVHGVCEPSEGGYSCRCSPGYEGEHCQKKVDKCSVWDPCQQGTCVDVSGGFWCDCSRGWLGTYCEIQIDLCNTCNPCLNGGRCRGEFPGIRLCECKDGYRGESCGGEIQYCVHSPCLNNGSCIELYSEGYKCSCQEGFTGTNCETINNLCDNWRCENDGTCVLKDHQPLCYCPVEYTGEHCEVHVSDPCEEYFCENGGTCIAVDGRASCLCPTNSTGEHCENVLCTENYCLNDGICSVINNTLYCKCKPYFTGSRCETKLSFCANVTCQHGGTCHERDGEAVCECEPNYSGKWCETHVDLCEGFECKNNGTCAEDDNRAVCICPSGYGGSHCEEEWIKCDEFPNPLQCFNGGTCVVTNHEQRCECSVDFFGTNCEIFGRSCAFITCNSGTCFNDTDFQGHCICPPEYTGEFCETKKTSSYNLFFNGFPSTQKVVSRDFQSTFLREFTLCGWVFYAPQSQVAGNVQLSPYLQLNTTAGAPILSLDNTGVTINNNFHISVPISVMAWHHICVRSPNYPYNERPTWTTFLDGVFAANASYEEISVSADIRCQLYLSPLETNRFRGEISLVQLYTSYLGDVEVAKMAFQCRDWMALQHPDLQLRWSDFTTIQRNNPGVMALYPGLCDVSDCLPGRPNCNTKDKIPPLVRSCPRDIRSVSSSRLVKVEWDTKNMFVDNVGVVSIKSNYRSGQTFTWGYYRVVYVASDAAGNLAFCSFSVVVSPVECEIPKADIQLQGNATFENVNSTDAIMKAQVDCIDKYYPRADPEFYVCDIMGQWDRSNFWPTNRTYSFPSCGMTTYPTQNINGTLEDYGNCTMIRQRLLDSLLNDLEPYCGNCTGQIFVNPNCHVQSPQRKSRSIRDQLFNFNFYVNINSTRDLLKNTISNSLEKEFPNSTLSINEDISCDAKYPHFSRNEEIGSCADCSAGHYWDEDHCVECPVDTYRGRSDPLEKCNKCPENTTTSGLIGQKNEDACHEICDTGEYYDEWLRKCLPCPLGTYQEKRGSVSCLPCAADTTTGFIGAKNATDCSFKCGAGQELDAEGRCVPCARGTYWVSTNQFAGCVECPLGLTTVSTASKDIGGCEVVNCPVGTHVNTNRPTPVAPSTPFSSLCVTCEIGTYQDQSNQTKCKPCTSQSNCDLVNGCSPLLADSCPTGETCEKTNAGVYSCSSVTIQPASTGNEWILWIIIPIVALVILLAVGLVLWFHRHALYTMMCCTKLSLKSMESTNYYRNSAVPVLPQRRDHENNEYRSYPPRNQTAQLTPVQPAQPTTTIQRHSSFRESMRARLREHHLPPPIITSRVELDLLEQQARRQSIIMGVIPTPSRNLGSQIAVGYSPESPGPSISAQITASKFTTQDEVDQHPPLYELPENASNSYSLHRAESSPYDESNAFEEDDDEDYFG from the exons ATGCGTGTGACCTTAGTGGTCCTAACATACATATTACAAGCATTATCCGATCCTTATCCATATTCGTGGAATATTGGTGATGTCAATCTCACATGTGAATTAGGATATCCTG GGTGGAAACAAGCTGGAACATCgtgtttctttccatttcttaataaaaatcaaacatgGTATGATGGGAATCAAATGTGCAGAAACTATGT ATTCAGCTACAGTTACGgtacaaaacttcaaaactGGTTAATCGCCCGATCACTCTTGAATTCTATACCGCGTAATGTTTATTGGACag GCCTACGAGGTTCAGAAAACCCCAATGAGCTTCAAATAAGTTGGGAGTTTGTGGAAACGAGCATCTACAATCCTATATGGGCCTTCGATCAACCTCAACACGGGGAATCCGGAGAAAAATGCGTGGCTTTGGACCTGTTGTCGGAGCGAAGCGTCGGCTGGCGGATGTTCAACTGCAGCGAGCTGTTGCCCGTGTTATGCGAAACATTCGCATGCCTAGAAA GTGAATTTCGCTGTAACGACAACTCTCGTTGTGTTCCAAAGAGCGCTGTTATGGACGGTGTCATCGATTGTGGCGACGGATCAGATGAAAAGAATAAGACGGCAATAGCTATGCGG AGTAGCAATCTCATCATGTCAAATTATGGTTGTCGTGATATTACTATGACGTCACCAAAAGGACGGATCGTCTCACCGAATTATCCGCAAAACTATGACGAAAGAACATTTTGCAAATGGGAAATTATTGCTCCACATGGTCAAGTGGTAACTCTTAAT GTGGAGGAAGTCCAGTTGACAGCCGATGACATCCTTATTGTTGAAGAAACTGATGGGAAACTGTCGGTCGTGAATATCAGCACTCCATTCTC aaaattcacgGACTTTCTGTCCTCTTCCGGTGATCCAGAATGGCTTCGTTACTTCAGTGGTGccccttttttcgaattcatcGTACAACATTGGTACGGAATTGTTCTACGGATGCAATTTTGGCTTTGTAAGAACTGCCTCCGTAGCGATTTGCGAAAATGGCGAGTGGACACCACCGCCCCTCTGCACAA GTGTGCTGATCCAGATCCTTACTATCGCGGTGTTCAACTTCGTAATTTAACTGGAAACGAGACTTGGACTGCTTTGACGTCCGCGTTTTACATCCCTCCACCACTGCCAGGGCCAATAAATCCTTTCCGTATTTGTTATTCGACATCTGATTCTTACGTGTGGAAtgactttaattttaatttcgacA AGCCAGTCTGTCCTGCTTATCTTGTGAATAATGGATTTTTCAACAAACAGTATTACAACGATGGTGAATACGGTTCTATAGTTTGTTCGAAAGGTTACGAAATTATGTCGCAACCGGTGTGCAGAGGAAAGGATTGGACATTTTATAATGCTACATGTACTG ATATCAACGAGTGTAATGGTCGTAATCACATGTGCGACCCGGATGCTGTATGTAAAAACCTCCCTGGCGGATACACTTGCGTGTGCCCTCCGGGGAAAATCCTCTACACCAATCAAACTAATGTAGACAGGCGCTACTTAATTAGCGGAGTATCTTGCATCT GGAGTATGTGTGCGTATAGAGATTTGATTCAGGGCGAAGGATGGGTTACTGTTGATCAGAAAGACTACTACAG GCATACCGAGTCAGCGACATTTTTATGCAACGTGTCCGATCATCTTTTTGTGGAGTTCAGAGCACGTTGCTCGTATGGTGTTTGGAGAGTTCCCAAGAACCCTTGCCTGG CTCTCCATTGTCCTGTTCTCAACGAAGTTATTGATGAGTCACTACAGATTTATGCCAGCGACAACATAGATAGGAACCTGGTTGGAAACACGCTTCATTTCAAATGCATTAGAGGTCGTTTGGAGGGTCCCAGTAGTATCACCTGTAACAGAG AAGGTATGTTTGGTGCAGTCTGGTCCGCCCCACCACCAATTTGCAACACATCTTTCTCTGCAAATTTCCCCAGTTCCGGCGTCACTTATGAAG GCACATATTCGAGCTCTTCATTACACACTCCTCGTCCTAAAGATTTCAATGTTGTGGCGACAGCCACGAAACCTGGGTTTATTGAGGTGTCCCTCGAGAGCTTTGGGAAATTCTTGCGAATTTGTATTCAAAAAACTGGAACATCAACGATATCGTCCGTAAAACTGCTCTACATGCAATGTCTTGCG ACTTCTGTAGGTGGTCTGTCATTGAACAAGTCGTATACATTCTCGAAACCTCGTCAAATTCCGGTGAAATGTGGTTTTGGTTCCAACCAAGCTATCGTGACAGCTGTCTGTAAGCCGCTTACGGGATGGTGGATACAAGAACCAAATCCGTGCTGTCCAcaat GTTCATTGGTTCAAGAGGACCATCCTGTTGCTTGCACACATAACGATTGCGCTAATGGGAGATGTTTCATCGAGAATGGTGTGAAAAAGTGTGACTGCTTCACAG gtttccatttttcaaacgGAACTTGCGAGCCGTCATCATGTGAACACTTTTTCTGTGCTTCAACAGGGAGAGGAAAATGCATCGAACGAAATGGTTCCGGACAGTGTCGTTGTGGAAATG GATTTAATGGTAGCCTCTTTTGTGAGCGAGAGTCTGAGGAATGTTCGGGTTGTGAGGCACCATATCTCTGCCTACCCATACTATCCGAAGAAGACGATGCTGTACGGCATCAGTGTGTCTGTATAGGTGGACAAAATGCAAAATGTTTACCAGATGCATGCAAGAACAATACTTGTAGTCTGCACAGTGAATGTATCCCAAATAAAGACTCAGATTTAGGGTATTCTTGTGAATGTGAAGAAG GCTGGGTAGGACAAGATTGTAGTTCTCAAGGAACAAAAAGTGGGAATAATCAGGATAACATTGTTAAAAGAAACTACATCTCTAGGTGTGGTTCCCCGATATG TGAACCCGTTGACCATTGTGCTAATCTGACTTGCGTTCACGGAGTTTGTGAGCCATCGGAAGGTGGCTATTCTTGTCGCTGCTCCCCAGGGTACGAAGGGGAGCACTGTCAG AAGAAAGTAGACAAATGTTCGGTTTGGGATCCATGTCAACAGGGAACTTGTGTAGACGTCAGCGGTGGATTTTGGTGCGATTGTTCCAGGGGATGGCTAG GCACATATTGTGAAATACAAATAGATCTCTGTAATACTTGTAACCCTTGTCTGAATGGTGGACGATGTCGAGGTGAATTTCCAGGCATAAGGTTGTGTGAATGCAAGGATGGATATAGAG GTGAATCGTGTGGAGGAGAGATACAGTACTGCGTCCATAGTCCATGTTTAAACAACGGATCTTGCATTGAGCTGTACAGCGAAGGCTACAAATGTAGCTGTCAAGAAG GTTTTACCGGAACGAACTGTGAAACGATCAACAATCTTTGCGATAACTGGCGCTGTGAGAATGATGGGACATGTGTGTTAAAAGATCATCAGCCATTGTGTTACTGCCCTGTTGAATATACTGGAGAACACTGCGAAGTTCATGTGTCG GATCCATGTGAGGAATACTTCTGCGAAAATGGCGGGACTTGCATTGCAGTTGACGGTAGAGCAAGTTGCTTGTGTCCCACTAACAGTACTGGTGAACATTGTGAGAATGTACTG TGTACTGAGAACTACTGTTTGAATGATGGCATATGTTCAGTGATCAATAACACTCTATATTGCAAATGTAAGCCATATTTCACTGGGTCCCGCTGCGAGACGAAATTG AGCTTTTGTGCGAATGTGACATGCCAGCATGGTGGCACTTGTCATGAGCGAGATGGTGAAGCGGTTTGTGAATGTGAACCGAACTACTCGGGAAAATGGTGTGAAACGCATGTG GATCTCTGTGAGGGTTTCGAGTGCAAAAACAATGGTACCTGTGCGGAGGATGATAACAGAGCTGTATGTATATGTCCATCGGGATACGGTGGTTCTCATTGCGAAGAAGAATGG ATAAAGTGTGATGAGTTTCCTAATCCATTGCAATGTTTTAATGGTGGAACGTGCGTGGTAACTAATCATGAACAGCGTTGTGAATGcagtgttgatttttttggaactaaCTGTGAAATTTTTGGG CGATCATGCGCCTTTATCACGTGCAATTCTGGAACTTGTTTCAACGACACAGATTTTCAAGGACATTGTATTTGTCCACCCGAGTATACTGGAGAGTTTTGTGAAACAA AGAAAACTTCATCTTACAATCTCTTCTTCAATGGCTTTCCATCGACTCAGAAAGTCGTGTCACGAGATTTCCAATCCACGTTTTTGAG AGAATTTACACTTTGTGGATGGGTTTTCTACGCACCTCAGTCGCAAGTTGCTGGAAATGTCCAACTGTCACCTTATTTGCAGTTGAATACCACCGCTgg TGCTCCGATTTTATCACTTGACAACACTGGCGTAACGATCAATAACAACTTTCATATTTCTGTCCCAATATCTGTGATGGCATGGCATCAT ATTTGTGTCCGAAGCCCAAACTATCCGTACAACGAACGTCCCACATGGACCACATTTCTAGATGGAGTTTTCGCGGCTAACGCTAGTTATGAGGAAATTAGTGTGAGCGCAGACATTCGATGTCAGTTATACCTTAGCCCACTTGAAACAAACCGTTTCAGAGGAGAAATCAGTCTAGTTCAG CTCTACACTTCATATCTCGGCGATGTGGAGGTGGCGAAAATGGCGTTTCAGTGTCGCGACTGGATGGCTTTACAGCATCCAGATTTACAGTTGAGATGGTCAGATTTCACCACCATTCAAAGAAATAACCCTGGAGTTATGGCGCTTTATCCTGGGCTATGCGATGTATCTGACTGTTTGCCAGGAAGACCCAATTGTAATACAAAAG aCAAAATCCCTCCATTAGTGCGATCGTGTCCCCGTGACATACGTAGCGTATCCTCCAGTCGACTTGTCAAGGTTGAATGGGACACAAAGAATATGTTCGTGGATAACGTTGGAGTTGTTTCGATCAAGAGTAACTATCGCAGTGGACAAACTTTTACATG GGGCTACTATCGTGTTGTTTATGTTGCAAGCGATGCAGCTGGGAACTTGGCCTTCTGTTCATTCTCAGTAGTTGTTTCTCCAGTGGAATGTGAAATACCTAAGGCAGATATCCAA TTACAAGGCAATGCCACATTCGAAAACGTGAATAGCACGGATGCAATTATGAAAGCACAAGTAGACTGCATAGATAAGTACTATCCAAGAGCTGATCCGGAGTTCTACGTTTGTGATATAATG GGCCAATGGGACCGATCGAATTTTTGGCCAACAAATCGTACCTATTCCTTTCCTTCTTGTGGTATGACTACCTATCCAACGCAGAACATAAATGGGACGCTTGAAGACTACGGGAATTGTACAATG ATTCGACAACGTCTTTTGGATTCTCTACTGAACGACTTGGAACCGTATTGTGGGAACTGCACAGGGCAA ATATTCGTCAATCCCAACTGTCATGTTCAAAGTCCACAGAGGAAATCCAGGAGTATCCGTGATCaactatttaattttaatttttacgtCAATATTAA TAGCACAAGGGATCTTCTCAAGAACACAATCAGTAACTCCCTAGAAAAGGAATTCCCCAACTCAACTTTGTCAATCAATGAAGATATAAGTTGTGATGCGAAATATCCACATTTCAGCCGAAATGAAGAGATAGGAAGTTGTG CGGACTGCTCTGCTGGTCACTACTGGGACGAGGATCACTGTGTGGAGTGTCCCGTAGACACGTATAGAGGAAGAAGTGATCCCTTAGAGAAATGTAACAAATGTCCTGAAAACACTACTACGTCAGGGTTAATAGGTCAAAAGAATGAAGATGCTTGTCATG AAATCTGTGATACTGGTGAATACTACGATGAGTGGTTGAGGAAATGTCTTCCTTGTCCGTTGGGAACTTACCAGGAGAAACGAGGAAGTGTCTCTTGTCTACCATGCGCCGCAGACACCACTACTGGTTTCATT GGAGCAAAGAATGCTACCGATTGCTCGTTTAAATGTGGAGCCGGCCAAGAACTTGATGCCGAAGGTCGTTGTGTTCCTTGCGCTAGAGGGACATACTGG GTGAGCACAAACCAATTCGCCGGATGTGTTGAATGCCCGCTGGGTTTGACCACGGTATCAACAGCATCGAAAGACATAGG AGGTTGTGAAGTGGTCAATTGTCCTGTCGGTACCCATGTGAATACAAATCGGCCGACACCAGTCGCGCCTAGTactcctttttcttcgttgtgtGTCACTTGTGAAATAGGCACTTATCaa GACCAGAGTAACCAAACGAAATGCAAGCCGTGCACATCGCAGAGCAACTGTGACCTGGTTAACGGGTGTTCTCCGCTCCTAGCGGATTCCTGTCCTACGGGCGAGACATGTGAGAAAACGAATGCAGGGGTATACTCATGTTCGAGTGTTACT ATCCAACCGGCTTCTACTGGGAATGAATGGATTCTTTGGATTATTATTCCTATAGTGGCTTTAGTGATTTTATTAGCCGTAGGACTAGTGCTGTGGTTCCATAGACACGC GTTATATACTATGATGTGTTGCACGAAATTAAGCCTTAAAAGTATGGAGTCGACGAACTACTACCGCAATTCAGCTGTTCCTGTACTTCCTCAGCGGCGTGATCACGAAAATAACGAATATAGGAGTTATCCACCTCGAAATCAG ACAGCCCAACTGACACCAGTGCAACCTGCACAACCCACCACAACCATACAGAGGCATTCATCGTTTAGAGAGTCCATGAG GGCACGCCTCCGCGAACATCATCTACCTCCGCCAATTATCACCTCAAGAGTGGAGTTGGACCTGTTGGAGCAGCAAGCTAGGAGACAGAGCATAATCATG GGAGTGATTCCTACACCGAGTAGGAATCTAGGAAGTCAGATAGCTGTAGGATATTCCCCAGAATCGCCAGGACCGTCCATATCGGCTCAAATAACAGCGTCAAAGTTTACAACTCAGGACGAAGTTGACCAACACCCTCCTCTATACGAGTTACCGGAAAATGCTTCAAACAGTTACTCACTTCACAGAGCGGAATCGTCGCCGTATGATGAATCAAATGCATTTGAAGAAGATGATGAT gagGACTATTTTGGCTGA